A window of Melopsittacus undulatus isolate bMelUnd1 chromosome 2, bMelUnd1.mat.Z, whole genome shotgun sequence contains these coding sequences:
- the CCDC82 gene encoding coiled-coil domain-containing protein 82, translating to MEIKEVVRRYETRNKTAATELSSSKSRVDWRRTKRELILLDSNDESSGTSEEEEPSTSEDEIDDKDETAVKNSLSSHEEKSHSGEVADSSEDEECIVPGKRKRLNSSVLYDSDESEDSDILVRKVFAKRRCIIDEDEDSRELQPDKTCSTENDSTSKKQKVFAKLKQLARQRTAWRSGRSENCEDSNSEAEIEEEPFFHLPLTPTEGSETDCNSLKDFVVEEEDDDDSDDMEHIMGENQPQHKELNGSDSLLANYVPHLSRCDHYVHFKRIVKAFLINAVDDTFLSSLYDGTRQKKYAQDMLLSLHYLDDRFIQPRLENLVSGSRWKDRYKERVDCYPNVHIILKSPKYTSCRACELNRYCKFNVLLSGKLYNSRTLETDDFMSDDKQVLEVGVVCADRTRVYHNLKHFKYKLYLHCSSITKLESFKDEPVKDTVEHLFSQLEDSGWIQKRYSDLEDCMNDADNFQEERID from the exons ATGGAGATTAAAGAAGTAGTCAGAAGGtatgaaacaagaaataaaacagcagcaacagaattGTCATCATCCAAATCCCGAGTTGATTGGAGACGCACTAAGAGGGAACTCATACTACTTGACAGCAATGATGAATCCTCGGGTACCTCTGAGGAGGAAGAGCCTAGCACATCAGAAGATGAAATAGACGACAAAGATGAAACTGCTGTGAAGAACAGCCTTTCAAGTCATGAAGAGAAAAGCCACAGTGGGGAAGTAGCAGACAGTAGTGAGGATGAGGAGTGCATTGTGCCTGGAAAGCGCAAAAGGTTGAACTCATCTGTCTTGTATGACAGTGATGAGAGCGAGGACAGTGATATACTTGTTAGAAAAGTTTTTGCCAAGCGCCGCTGTATAATAGATGAAGATGAGGATTCCAGAGAACTACAACCTGATAAAACCTGCTCTACAGAAAATGATTCTACTAGTAAGAAACAGAAAGTGTTTGCAAAATTGAAACAACTTGCAAGACAAAGAACAGCCTGGAGATCCGGCAGAAGTGAAAATTGTGAG GATTCTAATAGTGAAGCAGAAATAGAGGAGGAGCCATTCTTTCACTTGCCCCTCACACCCACAGAAGGTAGTGAAACTGACTGCAACAGCTTGAAAGATTTTGTAGTagaggaagaagatgatgatgaCAGTGATGACATGGAGCATATAATGGGTGAAAACCAGCCACAGCACAAAGAACTGAATGGATCAGATAGTTTGCTGGCAAACTACGTCCCACACT TATCTCGCTGTGATCATTATGTACACTTCAAAAGAATAGTAAAGGCTTTCCTCATAAATGCAGTTGATGACACTTTTCTGAGCTCATTATATG ATGGAACAAGACAGAAGAAGTATGCACAGGATATGTTGCTCTCACTTCATTATTTGGATGACCGCTTCATTCAGCCTCGTCTTGAGAACTTAGTCTCTGGAAGTCGCTGGAAAGATCGATACAAG gAGCGTGTGGATTGTTACCCGAATGTTCACATAATCTTGAAAAGTCCAAAATACACGTCTTGTCGTGCCTGTGAATTGAATCGTTATTGTAAGTTTAATGTGCTGCTCTCTGGAAAGCTTTATAATAGCAGAACATTGGAAACAGATGACTTCATGTCAGATGACAAACAG GTTTTGGAAGTTGGCGTGGTGTGTGCAGATCGGACAAGAGTTTACCATAATTTGAAGCACTTCAAGTACAAGTTGTACCTGCATTGCAGCTCCATTACCAAGTTGGAGAGTTTCAAAGATGAACCAGTCAAAGACACAGTAGAACATCTTTTCAGTCAGTTGGAAGACAGTGGGTGGATTCAAAAG